From Pseudomonas sp. B21-028, one genomic window encodes:
- a CDS encoding YgdI/YgdR family lipoprotein, with product MNIRFLGLPLAAAALLALAGCSTPTVVTLQNGTQYLTKDTPNTRTSDGFYEFEDIAGKKVRVRADDVATIRKED from the coding sequence ATGAACATCAGATTTCTGGGCCTGCCTTTGGCTGCCGCAGCGCTCCTGGCGCTGGCCGGTTGCTCGACGCCGACCGTCGTGACCTTGCAGAACGGAACCCAGTATTTGACCAAGGACACCCCCAATACCCGCACGTCCGACGGGTTCTACGAGTTCGAAGACATCGCCGGCAAGAAGGTCCGGGTGCGCGCCGACGACGTGGCGACGATTCGCAAGGAAGACTGA
- a CDS encoding VRR-NUC domain-containing protein, producing MTANVLDDPFYYLNNFQQVLAWLTQRYADVLSLEEQRFIDDFTSLPRSSQGLLVRMVMRKGLRFRHSKLNYLEIGEIGAAVEPLLVLGWVQDQQPLNLVELFEVLLKPEIILCLGHLIERPKAKKTEWLQALGDRLDEAQSFNQWCPQLEDRLYSLTIMETCDRLRLMFFGNLYQDWSEFVLADLGIFTYEAVAFSAESRGLRSRQDVDACLSLHDCQQRFEAGEPLEDIVAQVNALALDNPWLERRRGKLLFQIGQHAERIGDFAQALCIYRECTYPGARLRMIRVLERIGEYALALELGEMAARAPENAAETQALLRVLPRLQRKLGGPPVPRAVAREVERLDLYLPRVDPALSVEYHVQAHLHDETAPVHYVENSLINSLFGLLCWPAIFAPLPGAFFHPFQRGPVDLLNEDFPVRRAELFAACFAELDDGRYRDTIVRRYAEKWGIQSPFVFWGAVSEELLHQALDCLPAEHLKHWFNRLLLDIKANRAGMPDLIQFWPQHKAYRMIEVKGPGDRLQDNQLRWLAFCHEHRMPVAVCHVQWMEQGA from the coding sequence GTGACAGCCAACGTTCTCGACGATCCCTTTTACTACCTGAACAATTTCCAGCAGGTGCTTGCCTGGCTGACGCAACGCTATGCCGACGTGCTCAGCCTCGAGGAGCAGCGGTTCATCGACGACTTCACCTCCTTGCCTCGCTCGTCCCAGGGGTTGCTGGTGCGCATGGTGATGCGCAAGGGCTTGCGTTTTCGCCACAGCAAATTGAATTACCTGGAAATCGGCGAAATTGGCGCGGCGGTCGAGCCGCTGCTGGTCCTGGGCTGGGTCCAGGACCAGCAGCCCTTGAACCTTGTCGAACTGTTCGAGGTGCTGCTCAAGCCGGAAATCATCCTGTGTCTCGGCCACCTGATCGAACGCCCCAAGGCAAAAAAGACCGAGTGGCTCCAGGCCTTGGGTGATCGCCTGGACGAAGCACAGTCATTCAATCAATGGTGTCCACAACTGGAAGACCGGTTGTACAGCCTGACGATCATGGAAACCTGCGACCGGCTGCGGCTGATGTTCTTTGGCAACCTCTATCAGGACTGGTCGGAGTTCGTGCTGGCGGACCTGGGTATCTTCACCTATGAAGCCGTGGCGTTCAGCGCCGAATCCCGAGGCTTGCGCAGCCGTCAGGATGTCGATGCCTGTCTGTCCCTGCACGATTGCCAGCAGCGTTTCGAAGCCGGCGAGCCGCTGGAGGACATCGTCGCCCAAGTCAATGCACTGGCCCTGGACAACCCATGGCTGGAGCGGCGCCGGGGCAAGTTGTTGTTCCAGATCGGCCAGCACGCCGAACGCATCGGCGATTTTGCCCAGGCCCTGTGCATCTATCGCGAGTGCACCTACCCCGGCGCACGGTTGCGGATGATTCGCGTGCTGGAGCGCATCGGCGAGTACGCCTTGGCCCTGGAACTGGGGGAAATGGCTGCCCGTGCGCCGGAAAACGCCGCTGAAACCCAGGCATTGCTCAGGGTTCTGCCACGTTTGCAGCGCAAACTGGGCGGGCCGCCGGTGCCCCGTGCCGTGGCCCGCGAGGTGGAGCGGCTGGACCTGTACCTGCCTCGTGTCGATCCGGCCCTGTCGGTGGAGTATCACGTCCAGGCCCATTTGCACGATGAGACCGCCCCGGTGCATTACGTCGAGAACAGCCTGATCAATTCACTGTTCGGCCTGTTGTGCTGGCCGGCTATTTTCGCACCGTTGCCGGGGGCGTTTTTCCATCCGTTCCAGCGCGGTCCGGTGGACCTGCTCAACGAGGATTTCCCTGTCCGCCGCGCCGAGCTGTTCGCGGCCTGCTTCGCGGAACTTGACGACGGGCGCTATCGGGACACCATTGTCCGGCGCTATGCGGAGAAATGGGGCATCCAGTCGCCTTTCGTGTTCTGGGGCGCAGTGTCCGAAGAACTGCTGCATCAGGCACTCGATTGCCTGCCGGCCGAACACCTCAAGCACTGGTTCAATCGGCTGCTGCTGGACATCAAGGCCAACCGTGCCGGCATGCCGGACCTGATCCAGTTCTGGCCGCAGCACAAGGCTTATCGCATGATCGAGGTCAAAGGCCCCGGCGATCGCCTGCAGGACAATCAATTGCGCTGGCTGGCGTTCTGTCACGAGCACCGGATGCCTGTTGCGGTCTGCCATGTGCAATGGATGGAGCAGGGCGCATGA